A genomic stretch from Photobacterium atrarenae includes:
- the hutH gene encoding histidine ammonia-lyase: MYHLEINPGQLSLKQLREVSRQTVALSLNEAALEDMLASTAAVERIIAEDRVVYGINTGFGLLANTRIAVEDLETLQRSIVLSHAAGIGEFMDDATVRLMMVLKINSLSRGFSGIRPLVVNALIQLVNAEVYPCIPKKGSVGASGDLAPLAHMSTVLLGEGQARHKGEILSGAEALKIAGLEPITLAPKEGLALLNGTQASTAFALEGLFAAEDLYAAGTVCGSMSVDAALGSRRPFDPRIHRVRGHRSQIDAAAAYRHMLDKESEIGLSHQQCEKVQDPYSLRCQPQVMGACLQQIRHAADILEVEANSVSDNPLVFAEDDDIISGGNFHAEPVAMAADNLALAIAEIGSLSERRMALLIDSALSKLPPFLVDNGGVNSGFMIAQVTSAALASENKTLAHPASVDSLPTSANQEDHVSMATFAGRRLTDMAENTRGILAVELLATAQGLDFRSPNKSSARIEEAKAQLRERVSFYDKDRYFAPDIEKANQLLQEASFNALMPAQLLPSL; the protein is encoded by the coding sequence ATGTACCATTTAGAAATCAATCCGGGCCAGCTGTCACTGAAACAACTGCGTGAAGTGAGCCGCCAGACCGTTGCACTGTCGCTCAATGAGGCAGCCCTGGAAGATATGCTGGCCAGTACCGCTGCGGTAGAGCGGATCATCGCAGAAGATCGCGTCGTTTACGGCATCAACACCGGGTTTGGCCTGCTGGCCAACACCCGAATTGCCGTCGAGGATCTGGAAACCCTGCAGCGCAGTATCGTGCTCTCCCATGCCGCCGGGATCGGCGAGTTCATGGATGACGCCACCGTGCGCCTGATGATGGTGCTGAAAATTAACAGCTTGTCGCGCGGCTTCTCCGGGATCCGTCCGCTGGTGGTCAATGCCTTAATCCAACTTGTAAACGCCGAAGTCTACCCGTGCATTCCGAAAAAAGGCTCAGTCGGGGCGTCCGGCGACCTGGCACCGCTGGCGCACATGAGCACCGTGCTGCTAGGCGAAGGCCAGGCACGCCACAAAGGTGAAATCCTAAGTGGCGCCGAAGCACTGAAAATTGCCGGCCTGGAGCCCATCACCCTGGCACCGAAAGAAGGTCTGGCGCTGCTGAACGGCACCCAGGCGTCGACAGCGTTTGCCCTGGAAGGCCTGTTTGCCGCGGAAGATCTGTATGCAGCAGGCACTGTGTGCGGCTCGATGTCTGTTGATGCCGCACTGGGAAGCCGCCGTCCGTTTGACCCGCGTATCCACCGCGTGCGTGGCCATCGCAGCCAAATTGACGCCGCCGCCGCGTACCGCCACATGCTGGATAAAGAAAGTGAGATCGGTCTGTCTCATCAGCAGTGTGAAAAGGTGCAGGACCCTTACTCCCTGCGCTGCCAGCCACAGGTCATGGGCGCCTGCCTGCAGCAAATCCGCCACGCCGCGGATATTCTGGAAGTCGAAGCCAACTCGGTCTCCGACAACCCGCTAGTGTTTGCCGAAGATGATGACATCATTTCCGGCGGTAACTTCCACGCCGAGCCGGTCGCCATGGCTGCCGATAACCTGGCGCTGGCAATTGCCGAAATCGGCAGCCTGTCGGAGCGCCGCATGGCCCTGCTGATCGACAGCGCGCTGAGCAAGTTGCCACCCTTCCTGGTCGATAACGGCGGCGTCAACTCCGGCTTTATGATTGCCCAGGTCACCTCTGCTGCCTTGGCCAGTGAAAACAAAACCCTGGCGCACCCGGCTTCGGTTGACAGTCTGCCGACTTCGGCGAACCAGGAAGACCACGTGTCTATGGCAACTTTTGCCGGTCGTCGTCTTACGGACATGGCCGAGAACACCCGCGGTATTCTGGCGGTTGAGCTGCTGGCCACCGCGCAAGGCCTGGACTTCCGCAGCCCGAACAAAAGTTCGGCTCGGATTGAGGAAGCCAAAGCGCAACTGCGTGAACGTGTCAGCTTCTACGATAAAGACCGCTACTTTGCGCCAGATATCGAAAAAGCCAACCAGTTACTGCAGGAAGCCAGCTTTAATGCCCTGATGCCGGCGCAGCTGCTGCCAAGCCTGTAA
- a CDS encoding fructosamine kinase family protein, translating into MWQAISHQLSDVLGKPFKITEKEPVEGGDVNDCYCIGDGNDRFFVKLNDREQLVTFEAEAENLRILQEAGCIQVPEVQHLGISRDHAFLILNFLPTKVLDDTNAYTLGQDLARLHAWGDQAEYGFDLDNFIGLTPQPNKWRRRWCRFFAEQRIAWQLQLCLEKGIDFGNIDTITSRVIELLMNHQPKPSLLHGDLWHGNTAVTVTGPIIFDPASYWGDRECDLAMTELFGGFPPRFYEGYHSIWPLDEGYQQRKELYNLYHILNHCNLFGGSYIAKAEHLIEKLGLLADPV; encoded by the coding sequence ATGTGGCAAGCAATATCTCACCAGCTTTCTGATGTTTTGGGGAAACCTTTCAAAATCACCGAAAAGGAGCCGGTAGAAGGCGGTGACGTCAATGATTGCTACTGTATCGGCGATGGCAATGACCGCTTTTTTGTCAAACTCAATGACCGTGAGCAACTGGTCACCTTCGAAGCCGAAGCCGAAAACCTGCGCATTCTTCAGGAAGCCGGGTGCATCCAGGTCCCGGAGGTCCAACACCTGGGCATTTCACGCGACCATGCCTTTCTGATCTTAAACTTCCTGCCGACCAAAGTGCTCGATGACACCAACGCCTATACCCTGGGGCAGGACTTAGCGCGGCTACATGCCTGGGGCGATCAGGCCGAGTACGGCTTTGACCTGGATAATTTTATCGGCCTGACGCCACAACCGAACAAGTGGCGCCGTCGCTGGTGCCGCTTCTTTGCCGAGCAGCGCATTGCCTGGCAACTCCAGCTCTGCCTGGAGAAAGGCATCGATTTCGGCAATATCGACACCATCACCAGCCGGGTCATTGAACTGCTCATGAACCACCAGCCCAAGCCTTCCCTGCTCCATGGCGACCTCTGGCATGGCAATACTGCCGTCACGGTCACCGGCCCGATCATTTTCGATCCTGCCAGCTACTGGGGAGATCGGGAGTGCGATCTGGCAATGACCGAGCTGTTTGGCGGCTTCCCGCCCCGTTTCTATGAGGGCTACCACTCAATTTGGCCCCTGGATGAAGGTTACCAGCAGCGCAAAGAGCTGTATAACCTGTACCACATCCTCAACCACTGTAATTTGTTCGGGGGCAGCTATATTGCCAAAGCCGAGCACCTGATCGAAAAGCTCGGGCTGCTGGCTGATCCCGTCTAA
- the hxpB gene encoding hexitol phosphatase HxpB, translating into MLQAAVFDMDGLLVDSEPFWQRAQVEVLTSLGVQIAQEDTRETTGLRIDQVVEFWFAKQPWQGQGCAAVTESIVCRVEALIREHKPMLPGVLEAIQVCEQAGLKIGLASSSPMRLIQSTLQALSLEDKFGAVLSAEHLRYGKPHPEVYINAADALGVPPQACVAFEDSVNGLLAAKAAQMKGIAVPEAHFAEDARWAIADHKLRSLNEVSTSLITAL; encoded by the coding sequence ATGTTACAAGCTGCTGTGTTTGATATGGATGGCCTGCTGGTCGACTCTGAACCTTTCTGGCAACGTGCTCAAGTGGAAGTGCTGACTTCGCTTGGGGTACAGATCGCGCAGGAAGATACCCGGGAAACCACCGGGCTGCGCATTGATCAGGTGGTCGAATTCTGGTTTGCCAAACAGCCCTGGCAGGGCCAGGGCTGCGCCGCCGTGACGGAGTCTATCGTCTGCCGGGTTGAAGCCCTGATCCGCGAGCACAAACCCATGCTGCCGGGCGTACTGGAAGCAATTCAGGTTTGCGAGCAGGCCGGCTTAAAAATCGGCCTGGCTTCCTCTTCTCCGATGCGCTTGATCCAGTCCACGCTACAGGCCTTGTCTCTCGAAGATAAATTCGGTGCCGTCCTGTCTGCCGAACATCTGCGCTACGGCAAACCGCATCCGGAAGTCTATATCAATGCCGCCGACGCCCTGGGCGTTCCGCCTCAGGCCTGCGTTGCCTTTGAAGATTCCGTCAACGGCCTGCTGGCTGCAAAAGCAGCCCAAATGAAAGGGATCGCCGTGCCTGAAGCACACTTTGCAGAAGACGCCCGCTGGGCGATTGCTGACCACAAACTTCGCTCGTTAAACGAAGTAAGTACCAGCTTGATCACCGCGCTGTAA
- a CDS encoding CPXCG motif-containing cysteine-rich protein — MKNITEQGVICPHCGHNIRITLDASGGSQEFYDDCPACCHAIHLTMEVDDLHRTINLFVDADDEQIF, encoded by the coding sequence ATGAAAAACATTACAGAACAAGGCGTTATTTGCCCGCATTGCGGACACAATATTCGTATCACCCTGGATGCCAGTGGCGGCAGCCAGGAATTTTACGACGACTGTCCGGCGTGTTGCCACGCCATTCATCTGACCATGGAAGTGGACGACTTACATCGCACCATCAACCTGTTTGTTGATGCGGACGACGAACAAATCTTCTGA
- a CDS encoding riboflavin synthase subunit alpha — MFTGIVQGTAEVVDIVKKDQFQTHVIRLPQALLAGLEIGASVSHNGCCLTVTEIDGDRVAFDLMQETLKVTNLGLVKVGDHVNIERAAKFGDEIGGHSMSGHVNFATEISEVITTPNNCTLWFNLPQNYSKYVLRKGYIGIDGCSLTIGEVTEYQFCVHLIPETLNRTLFGQRQAGDRVNIEIDPQTQAIVDTVERVLAARS; from the coding sequence ATGTTTACCGGGATTGTTCAGGGAACAGCAGAAGTTGTTGACATCGTTAAAAAAGATCAGTTTCAGACCCATGTGATCCGCTTGCCGCAAGCCTTGCTGGCCGGCTTGGAAATCGGCGCTTCGGTTTCCCATAATGGCTGCTGTCTGACCGTGACAGAAATCGACGGTGATCGTGTTGCCTTTGATTTGATGCAGGAGACGCTCAAAGTGACCAACCTAGGCCTGGTGAAGGTCGGGGATCATGTCAATATTGAGCGTGCAGCGAAGTTTGGCGATGAAATTGGCGGGCACTCGATGTCTGGTCATGTGAATTTTGCGACCGAAATCAGTGAGGTGATCACCACGCCGAATAATTGCACTCTCTGGTTTAATCTGCCGCAAAACTATAGCAAGTATGTGTTGCGAAAAGGCTATATCGGGATTGACGGTTGCTCGCTGACCATCGGTGAGGTGACCGAGTATCAGTTCTGTGTTCATTTGATCCCGGAAACCCTGAATCGGACATTGTTCGGCCAGCGGCAGGCCGGTGATCGGGTCAATATCGAAATCGACCCGCAGACCCAGGCGATCGTCGATACCGTCGAGCGCGTCCTGGCGGCCCGGTCTTAA
- a CDS encoding MATE family efflux transporter, whose amino-acid sequence MQNYWRETRHLLKLAIPVLIASVAQTAMGFVDTVMAGGVSATDMAAVSVASSIWLPAILFGVGLLIALVPIVAQLNGSGKKEKIPFEVQHGFVLSALVSVPIILVLYNAGMLIDLMDVEPVLAEKTIGYLHAVLYAVPGLLFFQTLKSFSEGLSLTIPGMVIGFIGLAANIPLNWIFVYGKFGAPEMGGVGCGVATAIVYWLMFIAMLIYVFINKRLKQAGLFTTLYQPQPKAVLRLFRLGFPVAASLFFEVSLFAAIALLISPLGSIVVAAHQVAINFSSLVFMLPMSLGAALSIRVGFLMGKEEIDEARIASHSGILVSIAMSLITAALTILFREEIALLYTDNPDVVLLAGQLLFLAAVYQCSDAVQVVAAGALRGYKDMQAIFSRTFIAYWILGLPSGYILGMTDWVVAPMGPHGFWYGNIIGLTSAAIMLAVRMHWVHRQDNHFQLAMSLR is encoded by the coding sequence GTGCAAAACTATTGGCGAGAAACACGTCATCTATTGAAATTAGCCATCCCGGTTCTGATCGCATCCGTTGCCCAGACTGCTATGGGATTTGTCGATACCGTGATGGCTGGCGGCGTCAGTGCCACCGATATGGCAGCCGTTTCCGTGGCTTCAAGTATCTGGTTGCCGGCGATTTTGTTCGGCGTCGGCCTGTTAATCGCTCTAGTGCCAATCGTTGCTCAGCTCAACGGCTCAGGCAAAAAGGAAAAAATCCCGTTCGAAGTGCAGCACGGATTTGTTCTCTCAGCACTGGTTTCCGTTCCGATTATTCTGGTGCTCTACAATGCCGGCATGCTGATTGATCTGATGGACGTCGAACCGGTTCTGGCCGAGAAAACCATCGGCTATCTCCACGCCGTGCTCTATGCCGTGCCTGGTTTATTGTTTTTCCAAACCCTGAAAAGCTTCTCCGAAGGCTTATCTTTGACCATCCCCGGGATGGTGATCGGCTTTATCGGTCTGGCGGCGAACATCCCACTGAACTGGATCTTTGTCTACGGTAAATTCGGCGCCCCTGAAATGGGCGGCGTCGGCTGCGGGGTGGCGACCGCCATTGTCTACTGGCTGATGTTTATCGCCATGCTGATCTATGTGTTTATCAATAAACGTTTAAAGCAGGCCGGTCTGTTTACCACCCTGTACCAACCGCAGCCGAAGGCTGTCTTACGCCTGTTCAGGCTGGGATTCCCGGTGGCGGCATCGCTGTTTTTCGAAGTCTCGTTATTTGCTGCGATTGCCCTGCTGATCTCACCACTGGGCTCTATTGTGGTCGCCGCTCATCAGGTCGCAATCAACTTCTCGTCGCTGGTCTTTATGCTGCCAATGAGCCTGGGGGCAGCACTAAGTATCCGGGTCGGCTTCCTGATGGGCAAAGAAGAGATTGATGAAGCCCGGATTGCCAGCCACAGCGGTATTCTTGTGTCGATCGCGATGTCGCTGATCACTGCAGCGTTGACCATTCTCTTCCGTGAAGAGATCGCTTTGCTGTATACAGACAACCCGGATGTTGTTTTACTGGCCGGTCAATTGCTGTTCCTGGCCGCGGTGTACCAGTGTAGCGATGCGGTTCAGGTCGTCGCTGCCGGGGCACTGCGTGGCTATAAAGATATGCAGGCAATTTTCAGCCGGACCTTTATTGCCTACTGGATTTTGGGCCTGCCATCCGGATACATCCTCGGCATGACAGACTGGGTCGTCGCGCCAATGGGACCTCACGGCTTCTGGTACGGCAACATTATCGGCCTGACCTCTGCTGCCATCATGTTGGCAGTGCGGATGCATTGGGTCCACCGTCAGGATAACCATTTCCAATTAGCCATGTCGCTGCGCTGA